A window of the Natronospira proteinivora genome harbors these coding sequences:
- the ald gene encoding alanine dehydrogenase → MRIGIPRELKPLEGRVGLIPAACGELVRQGHEVFIESSAGVKSGYTDDQYRELGVTVLDTADALFEKAEMIIKVKEPIEPDLKRLRKDHLLFCYLHLAAEPELTARLKKIGLTAVAFETVEEGGNLPLLAPMSDIAGRISIQVATHLLHQPEGGKGILLGGVPAAKRGKVVIIGCGMAGGNAAQMAAGLGAEVVVFDKDPAKLAWARTFGSNVTALYPHTDDVIDQLKTADIAVGAVLVAGARAPHVISKEAVRRMQPGSVVVDISVDQGGCVESTRPTTYDDPTYEWEGVTHFTVTNMPGAVPRTASQALSAAIAPYCVRLANGQWRDYEPLIKGINVENGKVVHPAIEG, encoded by the coding sequence ATGCGCATTGGCATTCCCCGCGAGCTCAAGCCGCTCGAAGGCCGGGTCGGCCTGATTCCCGCCGCCTGTGGCGAGCTTGTCCGTCAGGGGCACGAGGTATTCATCGAATCCTCGGCTGGCGTGAAAAGTGGTTATACTGACGATCAGTACCGGGAATTGGGCGTAACGGTGCTGGACACCGCCGATGCGCTGTTTGAAAAAGCCGAGATGATCATCAAGGTCAAGGAGCCCATTGAGCCCGATCTCAAGCGCCTGCGCAAGGATCACCTGCTGTTCTGCTACCTGCATCTGGCCGCCGAGCCGGAGCTGACCGCCCGTCTGAAGAAAATTGGTCTCACCGCAGTGGCTTTTGAAACCGTGGAAGAAGGCGGTAATTTGCCCCTGCTGGCACCGATGAGCGACATTGCCGGGCGCATCTCCATTCAGGTGGCCACCCATCTCCTGCACCAGCCGGAAGGCGGCAAGGGGATTCTGCTGGGCGGCGTGCCGGCCGCCAAGCGCGGCAAGGTGGTGATCATCGGTTGTGGCATGGCCGGGGGCAATGCCGCCCAGATGGCCGCAGGTTTGGGTGCCGAAGTGGTGGTCTTTGATAAGGACCCGGCCAAACTGGCCTGGGCCCGAACCTTCGGTTCTAACGTGACTGCCCTTTATCCCCATACCGATGATGTAATTGATCAGCTCAAGACTGCCGATATCGCAGTGGGGGCAGTGTTGGTGGCCGGTGCCCGGGCGCCTCACGTGATTTCCAAGGAAGCCGTGCGCCGGATGCAGCCGGGCAGTGTGGTGGTGGATATCTCGGTGGATCAGGGTGGCTGTGTGGAAAGCACCCGCCCCACCACCTACGATGATCCCACCTATGAGTGGGAAGGCGTGACGCATTTTACCGTCACCAACATGCCCGGGGCGGTGCCTCGGACGGCCTCCCAGGCTCTGTCCGCCGCCATCGCGCCTTATTGCGTGCGCTTGGCCAATGGTCAATGGCGAGATTATGAGCCGCTGATCAAGGGCATTAATGTGGAAAACGGCAAGGTAGTTCATCCGGCTATTGAAGGCTGA
- a CDS encoding DNA translocase FtsK has product MRGLRESAFWICLALALVLLAALASYSPADPGFSHTGGYEAVNNWVGPTGAWLADFLLFLLGYPAYLLPVLVVWSGWLIFRARDDNDEGVDGLTLGLRFLGLVLAVATASTLCAMNWAVDPARVPLEAGGAGGVLGVSLGEFAEQTLGYLGSTLILLALFFTGVTLFTGLSWLAVMDATGRFTMDLTEKLRNRWARFLQWWQDRRKRREQVAEVREKTREAKKRKPPKIEPVLSDVKPSARSERERQKPLFEPAPYKGGEAQLPALSLLDSPPARKGGYSEASLEAMSRLVEHKLKDFGVDVEVVAVNPGPVVTRFELQPAAGVKVSQISNLSKDLARAMSAISVRVVEVIPGKSVVGLEIPNEDRELVTLGEILKSEAYDASKSPLTLTLGKDISGRPMVTDLQKMPHLLIAGTTGSGKSVAINAMILSLLYKDTPENMRLIMIDPKMLELSVYEGIPHLLSPVVTDMKDAANALKWCVGEMERRYKLMAALGVRNLAGYNRKIRDARSRGEPIKDPFAHQGMPPDAAPEDLREPEELETMPHIVVVIDELADMMMIVGKKVEELIARLAQKARASGIHLVLATQRPSVDVITGLIKANIPARIAFQVSSRVDSRTILDQMGAEALLGHGDMLFLPPGTSMPERVHGAFVSDQEVHRVVDELKQSGKPDYDEDILKGPSEPVPGMPSLPGEGSNGGDESDPLYDQAVRLVTESRKASISGVQRRLKIGYNRAARMIEEMEEAGIVGPLQPNGSREVIAPPPPDAN; this is encoded by the coding sequence ATGCGCGGGCTGCGGGAATCGGCTTTCTGGATCTGCCTGGCCTTAGCGCTGGTTCTGCTGGCCGCCCTGGCCAGTTATTCTCCTGCTGATCCCGGTTTTTCCCACACCGGCGGCTACGAGGCTGTGAACAACTGGGTGGGGCCCACAGGGGCCTGGTTGGCTGATTTTCTCCTGTTTCTTCTGGGGTACCCTGCTTATCTCCTGCCGGTGTTGGTGGTCTGGAGTGGTTGGCTGATTTTTCGGGCCCGGGATGACAATGACGAAGGGGTCGATGGTCTTACCCTGGGCTTGCGTTTTCTGGGCCTGGTGCTGGCCGTGGCCACGGCCAGCACCCTGTGCGCCATGAACTGGGCCGTGGATCCCGCCCGGGTGCCTCTGGAAGCTGGTGGTGCCGGAGGGGTGCTTGGGGTTTCTCTGGGGGAGTTTGCCGAACAGACTCTGGGCTATCTGGGTAGCACCCTCATTCTGTTGGCCCTGTTCTTCACTGGTGTGACCCTGTTTACCGGTCTCTCCTGGCTGGCGGTGATGGATGCCACCGGCCGTTTCACCATGGATCTGACCGAGAAGCTGCGTAATCGCTGGGCCCGTTTCCTTCAATGGTGGCAGGATCGCCGCAAGCGCCGTGAGCAGGTGGCGGAGGTCCGGGAGAAGACCCGGGAAGCCAAGAAACGCAAGCCACCCAAGATCGAACCGGTACTCAGTGACGTCAAACCCAGTGCCCGGAGCGAGCGGGAACGCCAGAAACCCCTGTTCGAGCCGGCCCCGTACAAGGGCGGAGAGGCCCAGCTGCCGGCCTTGTCCTTGCTGGATAGCCCACCGGCTCGCAAGGGCGGGTATTCGGAAGCCTCTCTGGAGGCCATGAGCCGCCTGGTTGAGCATAAGCTCAAGGACTTCGGTGTGGATGTGGAAGTGGTGGCGGTCAATCCCGGCCCGGTGGTCACCCGTTTCGAGTTGCAACCGGCTGCCGGGGTGAAGGTCAGCCAGATTAGCAATCTGTCCAAGGATCTGGCCCGGGCCATGTCCGCCATCAGTGTCCGGGTGGTGGAGGTGATCCCCGGTAAATCCGTGGTGGGTCTGGAAATCCCCAATGAGGACCGGGAGCTGGTCACCCTGGGCGAAATCCTCAAATCCGAGGCCTATGATGCCTCCAAGTCACCCCTGACCCTGACCCTCGGCAAGGATATTAGCGGCCGGCCCATGGTGACTGATCTTCAGAAGATGCCCCACTTGCTGATTGCCGGGACCACTGGCTCGGGTAAGTCGGTGGCCATCAATGCCATGATCCTGAGCCTGCTGTACAAGGACACGCCGGAAAACATGCGCCTGATCATGATCGACCCCAAAATGCTTGAGTTGTCGGTCTATGAGGGCATTCCCCATCTCTTGTCGCCGGTGGTGACGGACATGAAGGACGCCGCCAATGCCCTCAAATGGTGTGTGGGGGAAATGGAACGGCGTTACAAACTGATGGCGGCTCTCGGGGTCAGAAACCTGGCCGGTTACAATCGCAAGATTCGTGATGCCCGCAGTCGGGGCGAGCCGATAAAGGATCCCTTTGCCCATCAAGGGATGCCGCCGGATGCCGCCCCCGAGGATTTGCGCGAGCCGGAAGAATTGGAAACCATGCCCCACATCGTGGTGGTGATCGATGAGCTGGCCGACATGATGATGATTGTCGGCAAGAAGGTGGAGGAGCTCATCGCCCGCCTGGCTCAGAAGGCCCGGGCCTCCGGCATCCATCTGGTGCTGGCCACCCAGCGGCCATCGGTGGATGTGATTACCGGTCTGATCAAGGCCAATATCCCGGCCCGGATTGCTTTCCAGGTCTCCTCCCGGGTGGATTCCAGAACCATTCTGGACCAGATGGGGGCCGAAGCCCTGCTGGGTCACGGGGATATGCTTTTCCTGCCGCCCGGGACCTCCATGCCGGAGCGGGTGCATGGGGCCTTTGTCTCCGACCAGGAAGTGCACCGGGTGGTGGATGAATTGAAGCAGAGCGGTAAACCGGATTATGACGAGGATATTCTCAAGGGTCCTTCGGAACCGGTGCCGGGTATGCCCAGTCTACCGGGTGAGGGTAGCAACGGCGGGGATGAGAGCGACCCCCTCTACGACCAGGCCGTGCGCTTGGTGACGGAAAGCCGTAAAGCCTCAATCTCAGGGGTCCAGCGACGGCTCAAGATCGGTTACAACCGGGCGGCACGTATGATCGAAGAAATGGAAGAGGCCGGGATTGTCGGGCCGCTTCAGCCCAATGGCTCCCGTGAGGTAATCGCGCCGCCCCCCCCGGACGCCAACTAG
- the lolA gene encoding outer membrane lipoprotein chaperone LolA, which produces MPRFQISRWTHGLALALVLPALMLPGTVLAESEAGDAAPLKQALDRLETLQAGFEQTVLDSEFTVDEVSSGTFAIKRPGRFRWDYQTPFEQLIISDGEEMWIYEPDMEQASVQPMDETLATSPAMLLTGRGDLEDSFRIEDDGVQGELHWFRLTPRVQDSEFEVVRIALGDETVELMELRDNLGQTTRIEFHSIQHNPDLDDSLFQFTPPDGVDVIGR; this is translated from the coding sequence ATGCCACGTTTTCAGATCAGTCGATGGACACACGGCTTGGCCCTTGCCCTGGTCCTGCCGGCGCTCATGTTGCCAGGCACGGTCTTGGCCGAGTCCGAAGCGGGTGATGCGGCCCCATTGAAACAGGCTCTTGATCGTCTGGAGACCTTGCAGGCCGGCTTTGAGCAGACGGTGCTGGATTCGGAGTTCACCGTGGATGAGGTTTCCTCAGGGACCTTTGCCATCAAGCGGCCGGGGCGGTTTCGCTGGGATTATCAGACGCCTTTCGAACAGTTGATCATTTCCGATGGCGAGGAAATGTGGATCTATGAGCCTGACATGGAGCAGGCCAGTGTTCAGCCCATGGACGAGACCCTGGCCACCAGCCCAGCCATGTTACTGACTGGCCGCGGTGACCTGGAAGACAGCTTCCGGATCGAGGACGACGGTGTGCAGGGGGAACTGCACTGGTTCCGCTTGACCCCGCGTGTGCAGGACAGTGAATTCGAGGTGGTGCGGATTGCCCTGGGGGATGAAACTGTGGAACTGATGGAACTGCGGGACAATCTGGGACAGACCACGCGCATCGAGTTTCACAGCATTCAGCACAATCCCGACTTGGATGACTCATTGTTCCAGTTCACCCCGCCCGACGGCGTCGACGTCATTGGCCGGTGA
- a CDS encoding replication-associated recombination protein A: MRPTTAAELVGQESLLKENGPLRQVLEGGRPHSMILWGPPGTGKTTIARMVARASGAEFVALSAVMAGVKDVRAAVEAAKARRDMENRATLLFLDEVHRFNKAQQDAFLPWVEDGTLVFVGATTENPSFELNNALLSRARVYRLGALDETGLVDLLQRALADQDRGLGALAIEAEPSALEEIAQLADGDARRALTLLEVAVEGLGQGGHLDRAVVASVAVGGERRRFDKGGDDFYDQISALHKSIRGSAPDASLYWLARMLDGGCDPLYIARRLVRVASEDIGNADPRALDLTLNVWEVQSRLGSPEGELALAQAVSYLAVAPKSNAVYTAWKAACRDVQSEGSRPVPVHLRNAPTKLMKELGHGRAYRYAHDEADAYAAGEVYMPEGMEGRRYYRPSDRGLEAKIADKLQRLHQKDLEYKRKNK, from the coding sequence ATGCGTCCCACCACCGCGGCAGAGCTGGTGGGGCAGGAATCCCTGCTCAAAGAGAATGGCCCCCTGCGTCAAGTACTGGAAGGGGGCCGCCCCCATTCCATGATCCTCTGGGGCCCGCCCGGCACGGGCAAGACCACCATTGCGCGCATGGTGGCGCGGGCTTCGGGGGCGGAATTCGTGGCCCTGTCGGCCGTTATGGCCGGGGTGAAGGATGTCCGGGCAGCCGTGGAAGCCGCCAAGGCGCGCCGCGATATGGAAAATCGGGCGACGTTGCTGTTTCTGGACGAGGTCCACCGCTTCAATAAGGCCCAGCAGGATGCCTTCCTGCCCTGGGTGGAGGACGGCACTCTGGTTTTCGTGGGTGCCACCACGGAAAACCCCTCTTTTGAGCTCAATAATGCCCTGTTGTCCCGGGCCCGGGTGTATCGCCTGGGCGCCCTGGATGAGACCGGCCTGGTCGATCTCCTGCAGCGGGCCCTGGCGGATCAGGATCGGGGGCTGGGTGCCCTGGCTATCGAAGCGGAGCCCTCGGCCCTGGAAGAAATCGCCCAGCTGGCCGATGGTGATGCCCGTCGGGCGCTGACCCTGCTGGAAGTGGCGGTGGAGGGTCTGGGGCAGGGCGGTCACCTGGACCGGGCCGTGGTCGCCTCGGTGGCGGTGGGTGGCGAACGGCGCCGCTTCGACAAGGGCGGTGACGATTTCTACGACCAGATATCGGCCCTGCATAAGTCCATCCGTGGCTCGGCCCCGGATGCCTCCCTGTATTGGCTGGCCCGCATGTTGGACGGCGGCTGTGATCCCCTGTACATTGCCCGCCGTCTGGTTCGTGTCGCCTCCGAGGACATTGGCAACGCCGACCCCCGGGCCCTGGATCTGACCCTCAATGTCTGGGAGGTGCAGTCCCGACTGGGGAGTCCGGAAGGGGAGCTGGCCCTGGCCCAGGCAGTCAGCTATCTGGCGGTGGCGCCCAAGAGCAACGCGGTCTATACCGCCTGGAAAGCGGCTTGCCGGGATGTCCAGTCGGAAGGCTCCAGACCGGTGCCGGTTCACCTTCGCAATGCCCCCACCAAGCTTATGAAGGAATTGGGGCATGGCCGGGCCTACCGCTATGCCCACGATGAAGCGGATGCCTATGCTGCTGGCGAAGTCTACATGCCCGAGGGTATGGAAGGGCGGCGTTATTACCGGCCCAGTGACCGGGGCCTGGAAGCCAAGATTGCCGACAAGCTCCAGCGTCTGCATCAGAAAGACTTGGAATATAAGAGAAAAAACAAGTAG
- the serS gene encoding serine--tRNA ligase produces the protein MLDNKLLRSDLEGVAAKLGRRGYALDTARFAELEGERKSLQVRVEELRNERNTRSKSIGKAKAAGEDIEPLKAEVKQLGTSLDAAQERLTELQGELQDWQLSMPNLPDDSVPDGADEEENEEVRRWGTPGSFDFEPKDHVDVGVGLNGLDFELAAKLTGSRFAVMTGQVARLHRAVTQFMLDLHIDEHGYQEVYVPYIVNRECLVGTGQLPKFGEDLFHLEDDRDWYLIPTAEVPLSNFARDEILDAEQLPRRLVAHTPCFRSEAGSYGKDTRGMIRQHQFDKVELVHLVKPSESWQALETLTGHAETVLQKLELPYRVVNLCTGDLGFGAAKTYDLEVWLPGQNRYREISSCSNTLDFQARRMKARWRNPETGKPEYIHTLNGSGVASGRALVALLENGQQADGSVRVPEVLRPYLGGVEVLQPA, from the coding sequence ATGCTGGATAACAAACTGCTTCGCAGCGACCTAGAGGGCGTGGCGGCCAAATTGGGCCGTCGTGGATATGCGCTGGATACGGCGCGCTTCGCCGAGCTGGAAGGGGAGAGGAAGTCCCTCCAGGTTCGGGTCGAGGAGCTGCGTAATGAGCGTAATACCCGCTCCAAATCCATTGGCAAGGCCAAGGCCGCGGGCGAAGACATTGAACCGCTCAAGGCCGAGGTGAAACAGTTGGGGACCTCCCTGGATGCGGCCCAGGAACGACTGACGGAATTGCAGGGCGAGCTGCAGGACTGGCAGCTGTCCATGCCCAATCTGCCGGATGATTCGGTGCCGGACGGGGCGGATGAAGAGGAGAACGAGGAGGTTCGCCGCTGGGGCACACCGGGGAGTTTTGATTTCGAGCCCAAGGATCACGTGGATGTGGGGGTGGGGCTCAATGGTCTGGATTTCGAGTTGGCTGCCAAGCTCACCGGCAGCCGCTTTGCGGTCATGACCGGCCAGGTGGCCCGGCTGCACCGGGCGGTGACCCAGTTCATGCTGGATCTCCATATTGACGAACATGGTTACCAGGAAGTCTATGTCCCCTACATCGTCAATCGGGAATGCCTGGTGGGGACCGGGCAGCTGCCCAAGTTTGGCGAAGACCTCTTTCATCTGGAGGACGATCGGGATTGGTATCTCATTCCCACCGCCGAGGTGCCGCTGAGCAATTTTGCCCGGGACGAGATTCTGGACGCCGAGCAGCTGCCCCGCCGCCTGGTGGCCCACACGCCCTGTTTCCGCTCCGAGGCCGGCTCCTATGGCAAGGACACCCGTGGCATGATTCGCCAGCACCAGTTCGACAAGGTGGAGCTGGTGCATCTGGTCAAGCCATCCGAGTCCTGGCAGGCGCTGGAGACACTCACCGGCCATGCCGAGACGGTTTTGCAAAAGCTGGAGTTGCCTTACCGGGTGGTGAACCTGTGTACCGGGGACCTGGGTTTCGGTGCGGCCAAGACCTATGACCTGGAAGTCTGGTTGCCGGGGCAGAATCGCTACCGGGAAATCTCCTCCTGTTCCAATACCCTGGATTTCCAGGCCCGCCGCATGAAGGCCCGCTGGCGGAATCCGGAGACCGGCAAGCCCGAATATATCCACACCCTGAACGGTTCCGGGGTGGCCAGTGGCCGGGCCCTGGTGGCCTTGCTGGAAAACGGCCAGCAGGCCGACGGTTCGGTGCGGGTGCCGGAGGTGCTCAGGCCCTATCTGGGCGGTGTCGAAGTGCTGCAGCCGGCCTGA
- a CDS encoding CBS domain-containing protein, whose protein sequence is MEMTLRSILSGKPSKLHVVGLNDTVREAVRIMVAGDVGSVLVMDEGGLRGLFTERDLMRRVVAEGRDPGHLLVEDVMTREIVTVSPDITISQAMALCTERRIRHLPIYDGETLMGMVSAGDLTKAVVQDKQHTIDDLISYIYGGETI, encoded by the coding sequence ATGGAAATGACCCTGCGATCGATCCTCAGCGGCAAGCCAAGCAAGCTGCATGTGGTAGGGCTCAATGACACGGTTCGCGAAGCGGTGCGCATTATGGTTGCGGGGGATGTGGGCTCGGTGCTGGTAATGGACGAGGGCGGATTGCGGGGCTTGTTCACCGAGCGTGACTTGATGCGCCGGGTGGTGGCCGAGGGCCGGGACCCAGGGCATCTGCTGGTGGAGGATGTGATGACCCGGGAGATTGTTACCGTGAGTCCGGATATCACCATCTCCCAGGCCATGGCCCTGTGTACCGAGCGCCGTATTCGCCACCTGCCCATTTATGATGGCGAGACGCTGATGGGGATGGTCTCCGCCGGGGATCTGACCAAGGCGGTGGTCCAGGACAAGCAACACACCATTGATGATCTGATCAGCTATATCTACGGCGGTGAGACCATCTAG
- a CDS encoding ATP-binding cassette domain-containing protein: MSTGRNRTIASTESLIRIDQASLAFGNHVLLDKADLSIPEGRRIALLGRNGAGKSTLMRIIAGEMAVDEGVVWRRPEARIGFLGQALPPADERTVWEFVSEGLGHEAALIREFHELSMQTDEASMTRLGRVQEAMDAADAWAADQRVAHVLSRLDLHGDQTLSALSGGWRRRAALARALVAQPDLLLLDEPTNHLDILSIEWLEGYLKAFGGSLLFVTHDRAFLKNLATDILELDLGKLSLWPGNYAAYERERAHRLEVEARHQAEFDKKLAQEERWIRQGVKARRTRNEGRVRALKAMRQERAQRRERSGNADFDIQAAERSGKLVLEARELSHQQGDWHLEPLDLRVMRGDKIALVGPNGCGKTTLLRLLLGELEPDQGRLRHGSKLELAYFDQQRAALKPGQTPIDYVGEGRDFIDINGKQLHVISYLGDFLFSPEQARAPIDKLSGGESNRLMLARMFSQPANLLVLDEPTNDLDLETLELLEDRLVDYAGTLLLVSHDRDFIDQVATSVLAFEAPGMVREYVGGYSDWIDQGGSLAAYEQQTGASPATQTQDKGGSSKANKSSPPKRAKLSYKLKLELDALPGEIETLESKLARVQEKVADPEFYQQDQQTIRDTLDEMETIEKRLEAKTERWLALEEKAGA; the protein is encoded by the coding sequence ATTTCGACTGGGAGGAATAGGACCATCGCAAGCACGGAATCCCTGATACGCATTGACCAGGCCTCGCTGGCCTTTGGCAACCATGTCCTGCTGGACAAGGCCGATCTTTCCATCCCAGAAGGGCGCCGAATCGCCCTGCTGGGCCGGAATGGGGCCGGGAAATCCACCCTGATGCGGATCATCGCCGGGGAAATGGCGGTGGATGAAGGCGTAGTCTGGCGCCGCCCGGAAGCCCGAATCGGTTTCCTGGGCCAGGCCCTGCCACCGGCGGATGAGCGCACGGTCTGGGAGTTTGTCAGTGAAGGCCTGGGCCATGAAGCCGCCCTGATCCGGGAGTTTCATGAGCTCTCCATGCAGACCGATGAAGCCTCCATGACCCGACTGGGCCGGGTTCAGGAGGCCATGGATGCCGCCGATGCCTGGGCGGCCGACCAACGGGTAGCGCATGTACTCAGCCGCCTGGACTTGCATGGGGATCAGACCCTGTCAGCCTTGTCAGGGGGCTGGCGTCGCCGGGCTGCCCTGGCCCGGGCCCTGGTGGCCCAGCCGGACCTGCTGCTGCTGGATGAGCCCACCAACCATCTGGATATCCTGTCCATTGAGTGGCTGGAAGGCTATCTCAAGGCCTTTGGCGGCAGCCTGCTGTTCGTGACCCATGATCGGGCCTTTCTAAAGAACCTGGCCACCGACATTCTCGAGCTGGACCTGGGCAAGCTCAGCCTGTGGCCCGGCAATTATGCCGCCTACGAGCGGGAGCGGGCCCATCGCCTGGAAGTGGAAGCCCGACATCAAGCTGAATTCGACAAGAAACTGGCTCAGGAAGAGCGCTGGATTCGTCAGGGCGTCAAGGCTCGGCGTACCCGTAACGAAGGCCGGGTGCGGGCACTGAAAGCCATGCGGCAGGAACGCGCCCAGCGGCGGGAACGTAGCGGCAATGCGGACTTCGATATCCAGGCCGCGGAACGTTCGGGCAAGCTGGTGCTGGAGGCCCGGGAATTGAGCCATCAACAAGGGGACTGGCATCTTGAACCGCTGGACCTGCGGGTGATGCGGGGCGACAAGATCGCCCTGGTGGGGCCCAATGGTTGCGGCAAGACCACCCTGCTCCGCCTACTGCTGGGAGAACTCGAGCCTGACCAAGGCCGACTTCGTCACGGCAGCAAGCTGGAGCTAGCCTACTTCGACCAGCAGCGCGCGGCCCTCAAGCCCGGCCAGACCCCCATTGATTATGTCGGTGAAGGCCGGGATTTCATCGACATCAACGGCAAGCAGCTGCATGTCATCAGCTATCTGGGCGACTTCCTGTTCAGCCCGGAACAGGCACGGGCACCCATCGATAAACTCTCAGGGGGTGAATCCAATCGCCTGATGCTGGCGCGGATGTTCAGCCAGCCGGCCAATCTATTGGTGCTTGACGAACCCACCAATGATTTGGACCTGGAAACCTTGGAGTTACTGGAAGACCGACTGGTGGACTACGCCGGCACATTGCTGCTGGTCAGTCACGACCGGGACTTTATCGACCAGGTGGCAACCAGCGTCTTGGCCTTCGAGGCCCCCGGCATGGTTCGGGAATACGTGGGTGGCTACAGCGACTGGATCGACCAAGGCGGCAGTCTTGCCGCCTACGAGCAGCAAACCGGGGCGTCACCCGCTACGCAGACGCAGGACAAAGGGGGGAGTAGCAAAGCAAACAAGTCCAGCCCCCCAAAGCGAGCCAAGCTCAGCTATAAACTGAAGCTGGAACTGGATGCCCTGCCCGGCGAGATCGAGACATTGGAGTCCAAGCTGGCTCGTGTACAGGAAAAAGTCGCTGACCCGGAATTCTATCAACAGGACCAGCAAACCATTCGGGACACCCTTGATGAGATGGAGACCATTGAAAAGCGGCTGGAGGCAAAAACCGAACGCTGGCTGGCGCTGGAGGAAAAGGCCGGGGCCTAG
- a CDS encoding vitamin K epoxide reductase family protein, with protein sequence MSKQKAKRRQAKKDTRRAMEQRKTQRQPDWPVLGLALFGMLVTAWLTLAASTTSGMPLCAEGSGCDIIQASRWSTLFGIPVALFGFLTYAAIALISFEMRPATKRWRRQWFISLVGLAVSLYLTAIGLIELQAVCFWCLISLATISAIFIWLTIKRPAAGPGQPWRDWLLNTGATTLVILAVMHLHYSGLLGPGMGREDPQLQALATHLDEEGARYYGASWCPACQEQEDLFGASSERLPFVECHPQGRSGLMASACVNAGIEQFPTWVIDGEQHEGILTPEELARLSNFDWEE encoded by the coding sequence ATGTCCAAACAGAAAGCAAAACGTCGACAGGCGAAGAAAGATACCCGACGTGCCATGGAACAGCGCAAGACCCAGCGCCAGCCGGACTGGCCGGTGCTGGGCCTGGCCCTGTTCGGAATGCTGGTAACGGCCTGGCTGACCCTGGCTGCATCCACCACTTCCGGTATGCCGCTGTGTGCCGAGGGTTCCGGCTGTGACATCATTCAGGCGAGCCGCTGGTCCACCCTGTTCGGCATCCCGGTGGCCCTGTTCGGTTTCCTTACCTATGCCGCAATCGCCCTGATCAGCTTTGAGATGCGCCCGGCCACCAAACGCTGGCGGCGACAGTGGTTCATCTCCCTGGTGGGGCTGGCGGTCAGTCTTTACCTCACCGCCATTGGCCTGATTGAGCTTCAGGCGGTGTGCTTCTGGTGCCTGATTTCCCTGGCCACCATCAGCGCCATTTTCATTTGGCTGACCATCAAACGACCAGCAGCCGGCCCCGGACAACCCTGGCGTGACTGGCTGCTCAACACCGGCGCCACCACCCTGGTCATCCTGGCGGTCATGCATCTGCATTACAGCGGCCTGCTCGGCCCCGGCATGGGCCGGGAAGACCCCCAACTGCAAGCCCTGGCCACACATCTGGATGAAGAAGGTGCCCGCTACTATGGGGCGTCCTGGTGCCCGGCCTGCCAGGAACAGGAAGACCTTTTCGGCGCCTCCAGCGAGCGCCTGCCTTTCGTGGAATGCCACCCCCAGGGGCGCAGTGGGCTCATGGCCTCAGCCTGCGTCAATGCCGGGATTGAGCAATTCCCCACCTGGGTCATTGATGGCGAACAGCATGAAGGCATCCTGACACCGGAGGAGCTGGCACGGCTCTCCAATTTCGACTGGGAGGAATAG
- a CDS encoding Bax inhibitor-1/YccA family protein produces MRTTRQDPYSAVSRQESVLASNKVLRNTYGLLALTLMWAAGVAGVAMMMNLPHPGMLVTLAGFFGLLFLTHKTADSAWGLLSVFAFTGFLGYTAGPIVNAYVSGMANGGELVMMALGGTGAIFLGLSAYVLTTKKDFTFMGGFLFVGIITAFLAGLAAVIFQMPALSLAVSGMFVLLMSGLILFETSRIVNGGETNYIHATVSLFVSIYNLFLSLLHLLGFAND; encoded by the coding sequence ATGCGCACGACTCGTCAAGATCCCTATTCCGCCGTCAGTCGGCAGGAGTCGGTCCTTGCAAGTAACAAGGTACTGAGAAACACCTATGGCCTGCTGGCTCTGACCCTGATGTGGGCCGCCGGTGTGGCCGGCGTGGCCATGATGATGAATCTGCCCCATCCGGGCATGCTGGTGACCCTGGCCGGTTTCTTCGGTCTGCTGTTTTTGACGCATAAGACGGCGGACAGCGCCTGGGGCCTGCTCTCTGTCTTTGCCTTCACCGGCTTCCTGGGTTACACCGCCGGCCCCATCGTCAATGCCTATGTGTCCGGCATGGCCAACGGGGGCGAACTGGTGATGATGGCCCTGGGTGGCACCGGCGCCATCTTCCTGGGGTTGTCGGCCTATGTGCTGACCACCAAGAAGGATTTCACCTTCATGGGTGGCTTCCTATTCGTCGGCATCATCACCGCCTTCCTGGCAGGCCTGGCGGCGGTCATCTTCCAGATGCCGGCCCTGTCCCTGGCAGTATCCGGCATGTTTGTACTGCTGATGTCCGGCCTGATCCTGTTTGAAACCAGCCGGATCGTGAACGGGGGCGAGACCAACTACATTCACGCCACCGTGTCGCTGTTTGTCAGCATCTACAATCTCTTCCTAAGCCTGCTGCATCTGCTGGGCTTTGCCAACGACTGA